The proteins below are encoded in one region of Oncorhynchus kisutch isolate 150728-3 linkage group LG14, Okis_V2, whole genome shotgun sequence:
- the LOC109875843 gene encoding F-actin-uncapping protein LRRC16A isoform X3 has product MKKLTLKPPERTAALQSLWEDQATTDLGPCGGFSHMYWCLCDQLGLPFREEVQWDVDTIYQTQDTRELNLQDFVHLDNRDLVAIIVVLEYNQWFTKLSTKDYKLSTDVCEEILRVVSRSSRLEELVLENAGLRSDFVQKLANALTCNPASALHTLNLTNNSLEDKGISALSAQLAKLPMGLKHLNLSKTSISQKGVNSLAQALSANPAVPTTLTHLDLCGNSLRGDDLSNLYNFLGQHNSLVTLDLSSSDCCLDQVCTSLLRGSLKHLSVLNMSKSVFSHRRSKDVPHSFKQFFGTALALSSVNLSGTKLPLEALKALLLGLGCNPNLSEVSLDLSSSELRSGGSQILEGCIAEIPNISSLDISDNGLDSDLTTLLVWLAKNRSIRHLSLGKNFNNIKSKNLSQVLDNLVHMIQEEESPLTSLSLADSKLKGDLSIVLNALGSNTSLIRVDISGNGMGDMGAKMLAKALQINTKLRTVMWDKNNVSLQGLQDVAAALEKNHTIRFMPIPIIDAAQALKASPEKTEDALLKMEQYLLRNHETRKYLQEQAYRLQQGIVTTTTQQMMDMICVKVQDHLNSLRYTETNVVQEDMKVAKNLMKDARNSKRLLPNLYHMRGSPGGMGSPIQDKLESMAGEMARVMDGQLQTLLQSMVDTAEGLCPHVMRRSNLHQELMKAGAGRMTIPHSFITTTLLEQSGVDIINKISEVKLSMASFLSDRIVDEILESLSRSQNTLAEHLTRKPQPLLHQEPNKMEVLEETVLQPEAQTQEQSPHHAERLEEMDTCVSKRKSILCRMLRPVSVAFGEFMFYIPEMEFDLDKALEEVPIYEEDPPPPAPSDKKPTYFGELPTMEARKLEHHTKLRPKPKKRTKPSRAPREPICTSPPPEVEQNDLGKVDEGVDEFFYKKITKLSFKRPTLRGSSNIQEGSEKKRESRKSGFLNLIKSRTSKSEKSHGTAAITTPAAATVSTVTEEPLSPKAPLWDHSEISPDHSRKPPTPEPTEEHHSESDSKGSPHGGRHFGVPVMGPLMGMDLLAEMRKMHEKIVAHKSDSSDKADDKKGKPKGQTSSIAPRSKPTGVTPRSPAPQSIKPHMGPHTLGPLSPRASSSHSPDDTPDSCLGNVSPKGPLPTPRLKREPSDYEREEESSHINVELTGDSSPFDLDQEMDRSAIGGRQWSSLKRSTSVVQEVEGRERTKSLPASVRPSSTVDLVHCQSPGVFAKDNTEEDFSPTPDTDQRQNLRPDNMEDTMTTSQCRKKSYI; this is encoded by the exons ATGAAGAAGTTGACCCTGAAGCCTCCTGAGAGGACGGCCGCCCTACAGTCTCTCTGGGAGGACCAGGCCACCACAGACCTAGGGCCGTGTG GTGGTTTCTCCCACATGTACTGGTGTCTCTGTGACCAGCTGGGTCTGCCATTCAGAGAGGAGGTGCAGTGG GATGTGGACACAATCTATCAGACCCAGGACACCAGGGAACTGAACCTGCAGGATTTCGTACATCTTGATAACCG AGATTTGGTGGCCATCATTGTGGTCCTGGAGTATAACCAATGGTTCACCAAGCTCTCCACAAAGGACTACAAACTG TCCACAGATGTGTGTGAAGAAATTCTGCGAGTTGTGTCCCGCTCCAGTCGCTTAGAGGAGCTGGTTTTAGAGAATGCAGGTCTCAGAAG TGATTTCGTGCAGAAGCTAGCCAACGCTCTGACCTGCAACCCTGCCTCTGCACTTCACACCCTCAACCTCACAAATAACTCCCTGGAGGACAAGG GCATATCTGCTCTCAGTGCACAGCTTGCCAAACTCCCAATGGGTCTCAAGCATTTGAACCTTTCAAAGACCTCCATATCGCAAAAAG GGGTTAACAGTCTGGCCCAGGCGCTGAGTGCCAACCCTGCTGTCcccactaccctcacacaccTGGACCTCTGTGGGAACTCACTCCGAGGAGACGACCTCTCA AATCTGTACAATTTCCTGGGTCAACATAACAGTCTAGTAACTCTGGATCTGTCCAGCAGTGACTGCTGTCTGGACCAA GTCTGCACTTCACTTCTACGAGGTTCTCTCAAGCACCTCTCAGTGCTCAACATGTCGAAGAGTGTTTTCTCTCACAG GAGAAGTAAAGATGTCCCGCATTCCTTCAAGCAGTTCTTTGGCACTGCATTGGCGCTGAGCAGTGTCAACCTGTCTGGAACCAAGCTCCCCCTGGAGGCACTCAA AGCACTTTTACTAGGTCTTGGTTGCAATCCTAATCTCAGTGAAGTATCACTGGATCTCAGCAGCTCTGAG CTAAGATCTGGAGGCTCTCAGATTCTGGAGGGCTGCATAGCTGAGATTCCCAACATCTCCAGCCTGGACATCTCAGACAACG GTTTGGATTCAGACCTGACCACTCTCTTGGTGTGGCTGGCCAAAAATCGCTCCATCCGCCACCTCTCACTGGGCAAGAACTTCAATAACATCAAATCCAA AAATTTGTCTCAAGTCTTGGACAACCTGGTGCACATGATACAGGAGGAGGAATCG CCCCTGACGTCCCTCTCCCTGGCCGACTCCAAGCTGAAGGGAGATCTGTCCATTGTACTGAACGCTCTGGGCAGCAACACCAGCCTGATCCGGGTGGACATCAGTGGCAACGGCATGGGAGACATGGGGGCCAAGATGCTGGCCAAGGCCCTACAGATCAACACCAAGCTCCG GACAGTTATGTGGGACAAAAACAATGTCAGCCTACAAGGCCTCCAGGATGTGGCAGCTGCTTTAGAAAa GAACCACACCATTCGCTTCATGCCTATCCCCATCATCGATGCTGCCCAGGCCCTCAAAGCCAGCCCTGAGAAAACAGAGGACGCCCTACTAAAG ATGGAGCAGTATCTCCTAAGGAACCACGAGACTCGAAAATACCTCCAAGAGCAAGCTTACCGGCTTCAGCAAGGCATTGTCACGACAACCACACAACAG ATGATGGACATGATCTGTGTAAAGGTGCAGGACCACCTGAACTCCCTGAGGTATACAGAGACCAACGTTGTCCAGGAGGACATGAAGGTGGCCAAGAACCTCATGAAGGACGCCAGGAACTCCAAAAGA CTGCTGCCCAACCTGTACCACATGAGGGGATCTCCTGGTGGCATGGGCAGCCCCATTCAGGACAAGCTAGAGTCCATGGCCGGAGAGATGGCCAGGGTCATGGATGGACAGCTACAG ACGTTGTTGCAGTCTATGGTTGACACCGCTGAGGGCCTCTGTCCCCATGTGATGAGGAGGAGCAACCTGCACCAGGAGCTGATGAAGGCAGGTGCAGGCAGGATGACCATCCCCCATAGCTTCATCACCACCACACTACTGGAACAGTCAGGAGTCGACATCATCAACAAGATCAG TGAAGTGAAGCTCAGTATGGCTTCCTTCCTCTCAGACCGTATCGTGGATGAGATCTTGGAATCTCTGTCCCGTTCCCAAAACACTCTG gCAGAACACCTGACCAGGAAACCTCAACCTCTTCTCCACCAGGAGCCCAACAAGATGGAGGTGCTGGAGGAGACAGTCCTCCAACCTGAGGCCCAGACCCAGGAGCAGAGTCCTCACCATGCTGAGAGGCTGGAGGAGATGGACACATGTGTG TCCAAGAGGAAGAGCATTCTCTGCAGGATGCTGCGGCCTGTATCTGTGGCCTTTGGTGAGTTTATGTTCTACATCCCAG AAATGGAGTTTGACTTGGACAAGGCCCTGGAAGAAGTGCCTATATATGAGGAGGATCCGCCCCCTCCTGCCCCATCGGACAAGAAGCCGACTTACTTTGGCGAGCTGCCCACTATGGAGGCCCGAAAGCTAGAGCACCACACCAAGCTCCGCCCCAAACCGAAAAAGAGGACCAAACCTAGCCGAGCACCA CGGGAACCAATCTGCACCTCTCCACCACCAGAAGTGGAGCAGAATGACCTGGGGAAAGTGGATGAGGGTGTTGATGAATTCTTCTACAAGAAAATCACCAAACTTAGTTTTAA ACGACCCACCCTGAGGGGCTCCTCCAACATCCAGGAGGGGTCGGAGAAGAAACGGGAATCCCGTAAAAGCGGCTTCCTTAACCTCATCAAGTCTCGCACCTCGAAGTCCGAGAAGAGCCATGGAACAGCTGCCATCACCACCCCAGCTGCTGCGACTGTCAGCACTGTGACAGAGGAGCCCTTGTCCCCCAAGGCTCCGTTGTGGGACCACTCTGAAATCTCCCCTGACCACTCACGAAAGCCACCAACCCCTGAACCCACTGAGGAACATCACTCCGAGAGTGACAGTAAGGGTAGTCCTCATGGTGGCCGGCACTTTGGGGTCCCCGTAATGGGCCCCCTAATGGGAATGGACCTCCTGGCGGAGATGAGAAAAATGCATGAGAAAATAGTCGCTCATAAG TCGGACTCTTCAGACAAGGCAGATGATAAAAAAG GAAAGCCAAAGGGTCAAACATCGTCGATAGCGCCCAGGTCTAAACCCACCGGTGTTACACCCAGATCCCCAGCACCCCAGAGCATCAAGCCCCACATGGGACCACACACTTTGGGACCCCTGAGCCCTCGTGCCAGCAGCAGCCACAGCCCAG ATGACACCCCTGACTCCTGTCTTGGAAACGTATCCCCAAAAGGACCACTGCCCACCCCTCGCCTGAAGAGAGAGCCCTCAGActatgagagggaggaggagagtagcCACATTAATG TTGAACTCACAGGAGACTCCAGCCCATTTGACTTGGACCAAGAGATGGACAGGTCTGCAATTGGTGGGAGACAGTGGTCCTCCCTGAAGCGCTCCACTTCTGTGGTACAGGAAGTAGAAGGTCGAGAACGCACCAAGTCCCTCCCTGCATCTG TGAGACCTTCATCCACGGTGGACCTTGTCCACTGCCAAAGCCCTGGGGTATTTGCTAAAGACAACACCGAAGAGGACTTCTCTCCTACCCCTGACACGGACCAAAGACAGAATCTCAGGCCTGACAACATGGAGGACACCATGACGACATCCCAGTGTAGAAAGAAAAGCTACATCTAG